TATAAGTGGTATGGGGTCTAGAGGGGTacatgggggtctatagggctatgggggtctataggggtgtCTCTAGGTAGTATGGTGTCTATAGGTGTACATGGGTGTCTATGGTGTTGTCTATAGGGTGTATGGGTGTCTAGAGGAGTTCATGGGTGTCTATAGGGCACAAGGGTGCCTATAGGAGTACACGGGGGTCTACAAGGTGTGGGTGTCCATAGGGGTACACGGGTTTCTGTAGGGGCAGGCGGGTGTCTATAAGGGGGATGGGTGTATATAAGGGGTACATGGGTGTCTATAGGGAGTAGGGGTGTCTATAGGGGTGCATGGGAGTCTAGATGGGGCATGGGGGGggtataaatatacatatatatacaggTATATGGTGTCTATAGGACCAGGTGTCTATAGGACGGAGTGGGTGTCTATACAAGTGCCTATGGGGTAAGAGTATCTATAGGGGCTACacgggtgtctatagggttacACGGGTGTCTATAGGTGTCCATGGGTGTCTATAGGTGTCcatgggtgtctatagggttacACGGGTGTCTACAGGTGTCCATGGGTGCCTATAGGGTTACACGGGTGTCTATAGGTTTACACGGGTGTCTATAGGTGTCCATGGGTGTCTACAGGTGTCCATGGGTGTCTATAGGTGTCcatgggtgtctatagggttacacaggtgtctatagggttacacgggtgtctatagggttacACGGGTGTCTATAGGGTGACATGGGTGTCCATAGGTGTCcatgggtgtctatagggttacACGGGTGCCTATAGGGTTACATGGCTGTCTATAGGTGTCcatgggtgtctatagggttacacgggtgtctatagggttacACGGATGTCTATAGGTGTCcatgggtgtctatagggttacACGGGTGTCTATAGGTGTCcatgggtgtctatagggttacACGGGTGTCTATAGGTGTCcatgggtgtctatagggttacACGGGTGTCTATAGGTGTCCaggggtgtctatagggttacACGGGTGTCTATAGGTGTCcatgggtgtctatagggttacacgggtgtctatagggttacatgggtgtctatagggttacACGGGTGTCTATAGGTGTCcatgggtgtctatagggttacATGGGTGTCTATAGGTGTCcatgggtgtctatagggttacATGGGTGCCTATAGGGTTACacgggtgtctatagggttacacgggtgtctatagggttacacgggtgtctatagggttacACGGATGTCTATAGGTGTCcatgggtgtctatagggttacACGGGTGTCTATAGGTGTCcatgggtgtctatagggttacACGGGTGTCTATAGGTGTCCATGGGTGCCTATAGGGTTACACGGGTGTCTATAGGTGTCCATGGGTGCCTATAGGGTTACacgggtgtctatagggttacatgggtgtctatagggttacacgggtgtctatagggttacACGGGTGTCTATGGGTGTCcatgggtgtctatagggttacacgggtgtctatagggttacacgggtgtctatagggttacATGGGTGTCTATAGGTGTCcatgggtgtctatagggttacATGGGTGTCTATAGGTGTCcatgggtgtctatagggttacacgggtgtctatagggttacacgggtgtctatagggttacATGGGTGTCTATAGGTGTCcatgggtgtctatagggttacATGGGTGTCTATAGGTGTCCATGGGTGCCTATAGGGTTACATGGGTGCCTATAGGTGTCTGGGCGCCTATAGGGGTGGGCGGCTGTGCCTATAGcccctctatagggtctctatcggttccccCGGGCAATGGTTCCGCCCGGAGTGGTGCAGCGCTCGTACCGGTCCCCTCCGCTTCCGCTGCCACTTCCGGGTCCGCGGCCGGGGTCGGTTCCAGGCCCGGGGTCGTTACCGGGATCGGGATCGCTCCATTTCCGGTTCCGGTTCCGGTTGCGGTCCCGGTTCCGGTTCCGGGATGCGGCTGCTCCCGGCGCTGCGGCTCCGGCCGGGCCCGAGCGCGGCGGTGCCCGGGTACCGGCAGGGGCAGAGCCCGGAGCCGCGCACCCGCGAGTACTTCTATTACCTGGATCACCAGGGACAGGTACCGCGGGCACCGGCGGGGGGGGCAACGGGAACAGCGGGAACGGGGGGCAACGGGGACTGGGGGGGGAAAAGGGAACGGGGGGGGAAAGAGAACGGGGGGCAACGGGAAACGGGGGGGGCAATGGGAACGGGGGGGGGAAGGAACGGGGGGCAACGGGAAAGGGAACGGGGGGACAacgggaaaggggggggggaagggaacgggggggggaagggaacgGGGTGCAatgggaaaggggggggggcaatGGAAAGGGGGGGCAACGGAAACGGGGGGGGACAATGGGAAAGGGGCAACGGGAACGGGGGGGAATCAACGGGAACGGGGGGGCAACGGGAAAGGGGGGGGTAACGGGAACGGGGGGCAACGGGGACGGGGGGGGCAACGGGAACAGGGGGCAACGGGAACGGGGGGAAATCAACGGGAACGGGGGGGCAACGGGAAAGGGGGGACAACGGGAAAGGGGGGGGCAACGGGAACGGGGGGCAACGGGGACGGGGGGGAACAACGGGAGCAGGGGGGGCACTGGGAACGAGGGGAACAATGGGAACAGCGGGGACAACGGGAACGGGGGGCCACCACGAACGAGGGGGACAATGGGAATGGGGGGGCAACGGGAACGGGGGGGGCACCGGGAACACTGGAAACACCGGGAACAGGGGGAACAACGGGAACGGGTGAGACGGGGGGGACAACAGGAACAccgggaacgggaacggggGGGGGCATCGGGAACGGGGGGGACAACGGGAATGGGGGGGACAATGGGAACAATGGGAACAGGGGGCACCGGGACACTGGGAACACCGGGAACAGGGGGGTgtccggggagggggggggggggagctggaTCCACAACAGATTCCGGATGGATCCCAAACGGGCCCTAAATGGATCCCAAAAGGACGGCAACGGCCCTGggatgccagggatggggtggcTCCTGGAGAGATCCCAGCTGGATCCTGGGTGGATCCCAAAGAGAACCCACATGGATCCCGGACAGATCCCAAACAGAACCCACGTGGATCCATAGCGGATCCCAGATAGATCCCAAACAGAACCCACATGGATCCATGGTGGATCCCAAACAGAACCCACGTGGATCCATGGCAGATCCCAGATAGATCCCAAACAGAACCCACGTGGATCCATGGCAGATCCCAGATAGATCCCAAACAGAACCCACGTGGATCCATGGCAGATCCCAAACAGAACCCACGTGGATCCATGGCAGATCCCAGATAGATCCCAAACAGAACCCACGTGGATCCATGGCAGATCCCAGACAGATCCCGAAGAGAACCCATGTGGATCCATGGTGGATCCCAGATAGATCCCAAACAGAACCCACGTGGATCCATCGCAGATCCCAAACGAACCCACGTGGATCCATGGCGGATCCCGAACAGAACCCACGTGGATCCATGGCAGATCCCAAACAGAACCCACGTGGATCCATGGCAGATCCCGGATAGATCCCAAACGTATCCAGAGGGCCCCAGGACAGATGCCAGATAGATCCCGACCAGATCCCAGCGGGATCCCGGGCAGACCGCTGGGAACACTTTGGGATTCTGAGGCTTTTTCCCACTTTTCCAACAGCTTTTCCTGGATGACACCAAAGTGAAGAATTTCATCACCTGCTTCAAAGGTACCGGGACCCAAATCCACCCAAACTCACCCCAAAAGCAGCCCCTACCTGGGATCAGATCCTGAACTGGGATCTCAGCCTTAGTTGGGATCCAATCCTTGGGATCCGATCCTGAATCAGGATCCAATACTTGACTGGGATCCGATCCTTACTTGGGATCTCATCCATGAGATCTGATCCTTAGTAAGGATCTGATCCTTAATGAAGATCCAATCCTTAACTGGGATCTCATCCGTAGTGGGAGTATTCAATTGGGATCCAATCCTTGGGATCTAATCCTTCCTCAGAATCCAATCCTTACGATTCCATCCTTAATCGGGAGCCTATCCCTTCAGCAGTTTAAAGACAGTGATCTCTCACATGTTCAGAACAAAAGTGCCTTTTTATGTGGAGTCATGAAGACATATAGGCAGAGGGAAAAACAGGGGACCAAGGTGGCAGATTCTAGCAAAGGACCAGATGAGGCAAAAATAAAGGCACTCTTGGAGAGGACTGGCTACACTCTTGATGTGACTACTGGACAGAGGAAATATGGTGGACCTCCTCCagagtctgttttttttttttcacgatcgaaagctgtagtgagtactaatgtgggtatccagactgagccttcctgcagacatgcagctgtgcaggtctctggctgcagcgaatgcctgagcctggcacttgtattggagggagccagtgatactgcttgtgttcgctgtgagcaaataaatgacctgctcaggcaggtggctgaactgagggaggaggtagaaaggttgagagccattagagagtgtgaaagtgaaatagattggtggaaccacaccctaaggcaagggcagagggaagtggttcaacaagatatggatccccttccctcctaccatcagacagaaggagagagcttaatggacaaggatggatggagggaggttcctcctcggagaggtaagcgaaaaccctcacaatcccttcctccctcccagttgcccttgaataacaggtacgaggtcttggaaattcagggccaggtgaatggagatggtgaggcaaatctatctagtgaggcacccagggctagtcactcacccacatgcctcagaacttccccaaccaagaagaaaagaagagtaattgtggtgggtgactcccttctgaggggaacagaagggcccatttgtcgaccggatccaccccacagggaggtctgctgcctgcctggggctcggattagagatgttaaaaagaagctctctgaactggtgcagccgtctgactactacccactgctggtttttcaggttggcagtgacgaaattattacgaggaacgtaagggcaatgaagagagacttcagggccctgggacggctggttaaagggtctggagcgcaagtggtgtttgcctccacacctgttgcaagcgagggtgaagggatatataagaagactctgcaggttaatgtatggctacgtgactggtgccaaaggcaggggtttgggtttttcagtcacgggctgctgtatgggacacctggtttgctggtgacaggcgggatacaccagtcccagagaagaaaaagggttttggggcaggagttagcagggcttattgacagggctttaaactagttaggaaggggggaggggatttaactgggcctgttggggacaagcccaagaggaacatgctagggattgaaggatggcgggctaaggaggactatcaatctcttgtttcacttgtgggaaaggatagctctttagaccctgtcccgcaggggaaaaagggtactaggactggctccctgaaatgcctgtacaccaatgcacgcagcatggggaataaacaggaggagttagaagtctgtgtgcgggctaaaggttatgatctggtggcgattacagagacatggtgggacagttcacatgactggaatgtggtcatggatggctatgtcctttttaggaaagataggtcagcgaagcgaggtggtggagttgctctttacgtgagagagcaactagaatgtattgagttctgtccggggtcggatgaggagcaagtggaatgtctgtgggtacgaatcaaggggcggactggcacgggtgatacagttgtgggggtctattacagacctcctgatcaggacgaaggagttgatgaggctttctacaggcaactggaagtagcctcgcgactacatgccttagtcgtcgtgggggactttaattaccccgatatttgctggaagactcacacagccagtcattcacagtctaggaggttcctcgagtgcattgatgataatttcttaatgcaaatggtggacgtaccaactacgggagcagcgctgctagatttagtgctcgccaacaaggagggtttggtcgaagtggtgacggtcaatggcagccttggctgcagtgaccatgagatggtggagtttaggatcctgtgtgggaggaatagaatacctagcaaagccacagttctggatttccgaagggccaactttggcctcttcagtcaactgctaagggaagtctcatgggaaagtgtactaggcggtaaaggggctcaagatagttggttagcattcaaggaccgcttcttccaagctcaggatcggagcgtcccaatgagtaggaagtcaagtaagggatctaggagaccggcgtggttaaacaaggagctgctgggcaaactcaagtggaaaaggagaatctatggattatggaaggaggggctggccgcttgggaggaatataggacagttgttagaggatgtagggaggcaattaggacagctaaggcctccttggaactcaatcttgctagtcgggttaaagacaatagaaagggcttcttcaaatacatagcaaataaaactaaaacaagaggcaatataggcccactgctgaacgaagtgggtaccctggagacagaggatataaagaaggcagaggtgctgaatgccttctttgcctctgtctttactcctgcagactctccccgagggccccggatttctatagccccagaaggagtcaggacaaaggaggagtttgctttggtagatgaggattgggttagggatcagctatgcaatctggacatctgtaaatcgatgggtccggatggaatgcacccacgggtgctgagggagctggcggaggtcattgctaggccactttccatcatctttggtaagtcgtgggaaatgggcgaggtgcctgaggattggcggatggcaaaggtcacaccaatctataagaagggcaagaaggaggacccgggtaattatagaccggtcagccttacctccatccctggaaaggtgatggaacaacttattcttgactccatcactaggcatatcaaggatgagggggtcattaagaacagccaacatggttttatgagggggaagtcatgtatgaccaaccttatagccttctatgaggaagtgactaggtggagggatgatggtagagcggtagatgtagtttttcttgatttcagtaaggcatttgatactgtctcccacagcatcctcatagataagctgaggaagtgtgggcttgatgatcaagtagtgaggtggatcgagaactggttgaaaggaagaaggcagagagttgtggtcaatggcgcagaatctagctggaggtctgtgactagtggagttcctcaggggtcggtgctgggaccggtgctgtttaatattttcatcaatgacctggatgagggaactgagtgcaccctcagcaagtttgctgatgacacaaaactgggaggagtggctgacacaccagaggactgtgctgccattcagcgagacctggacaggctggagagttgggcggggagaaacttgatgaaatttaacaagggcaagtgtagagtcttgcatctggggaagaacaaccccatgtaccagtacaggttgggggttgacctgctggaaagtagtgaaggggaaagggacctgggggtcctggtggataggaggatgaccatgagccagcaatgtgctcttgtggccaagaaggcaaatggcatcttagggtgcattagaaagggagtggttagtaggtcaagagaggttctcctccccctctactcagccttggtgaggccgcatctggaatattgcgtccagttctgggcccctctgttcaagaaggacagggaattgcttgaaggagtccagcgcagagccacaaagatgattaagggagtggaacatctcccttatgaggagaggctgagggagctgggtctctttagcttggagaagaggagactgaggggtgacctcatcaatgtttacaaatatgtaaagggtgggtgtcaggatgatggagctaggcttttttcagtgatatccagtgataggacaaggggcaatgggtgtaaactggagcataggaagttccacgttaacatcaggaagaacttctttactgtaagagtgacagagcactggaacaggttgcccaggggggttgtggagtctcctacactggagatattcaaggcccgcctggacaagttcctgtgtgatgtactgtaggttaccctgctcttgcaggggggttggactagatgatctttttaggtcccttccaacccttgggattctgtgattctgtaataagGATCCCATCCTTATTTGGGATCTGATCTCTAAGTGGGAACTGATCCTTGAAATCCAATTGTTAATTGGGATCTCATCCTTAACTGGGATACAATCCTAGAGATCGGATCATTAATGAGGATCCCAGCCTTAACCAGGATCTGATCCTTAATTGGGATCTCATCCTAAATCAGGATCTCATCCTTAACTGGGATCCCAGTCTTAATCAGGATCCGATCCTTAACTGGGATCTCATCCTTATCTGGGATCCCAGCCTTAATCAGGATCCCAGCCTTAACTGGGATCTCATCCTTAACTGGGATCCCAGCCTTAATCAGGATCCAGTCCTTAATTGGGATCTTATCCTTTAATCAGGATCCCAGCCTTAATCAGGATCCAATCCTTAACTGGAATCTCATCCTTAACTGGGAGCTGATCCTCCATCAGGCTTCACCATTAGTTGGGATCTCACCCTTGAGATCCAATGCTTCATCAGGATCCCATCCATCCTTAAATCGGGATCTCATCCTCAAACTGGGATCCCATCCCATGGCAGCAgcgacgggggggggggggggggggggggggggaatccaCCCGCCCCATTTGCATATCCCGTCCTTCCCTAATTAACCACTTCCCTCCATCACCATCACTTCCCATTGGCGCTTCCCGGTGCTTCCATCCCTCCTCCATCAGCTTCCCAACCCGGAGGAGCGCCATTACCACCCCGGTAGCTCCTTAACCCACAGCGCTCTGTGTCCATCCCGGCAGACGTGGCATTCCTGAGCTTCTTCTTCAAGCAGCTGGAGCACAACCGGAGCGGGCGCTACGAGACGGAATTCCCGTTCCTATCCCGGTGCGGCCGGGAACGGAACTTCCTGCGCTGTGAGGATCGGCCCATTGTCTTCACCCACCTCCTGCCGGGAGATTCCCGGCTCCTCTCCTACTGCGGCGGGGGGGAACGCTTGGCGGTCCCATTCCAACCGGAAAAGCTGACGGTATTCCCGGAAAACGGGCGGCTCTATCATCCGGCACCGGCCAAATCCGGCGGCGTGGGGCTGGTGCGCTCGGCGTTGGCTTGGGAATGGAGCTCCAGCTTCCAGTATGAGCACGGGCAGGAGCAGCCACCGACGCACTTCCGATGGGAAGGTCGGAGCTATCGGCTCACTGAGGAGCTGTTGCCGTTGCTCCGTGCTGGAAGTGCCAAGGAAT
This sequence is a window from Lathamus discolor isolate bLatDis1 chromosome 2, bLatDis1.hap1, whole genome shotgun sequence. Protein-coding genes within it:
- the C2H8orf82 gene encoding UPF0598 protein C8orf82 homolog; the encoded protein is MRLLPALRLRPGPSAAVPGYRQGQSPEPRTREYFYYLDHQGQLFLDDTKVKNFITCFKDVAFLSFFFKQLEHNRSGRYETEFPFLSRCGRERNFLRCEDRPIVFTHLLPGDSRLLSYCGGGERLAVPFQPEKLTVFPENGRLYHPAPAKSGGVGLVRSALAWEWSSSFQYEHGQEQPPTHFRWEGRSYRLTEELLPLLRAGSAKESSDIPISTRQS